A region of the Pseudomonas silesiensis genome:
CGCGAGCTTTGTACCGAACATGGCGCCACAGACCCGGATACGCTGGCCAGACAGCTGCTGATCCTGATCGATGGTGCCATTACCGTGGCGCTTGTCATGGGTGATCACAGTGCCGCCGATAATGCGCAATGCATGGCGCGAAAGTTATTGGACCTGTGACGCTTCAAATAAGCCCGACAACTTGCTTGAACGTTAATCTGCCAGGGAGACTTTAAATGTCTAACGCCGAAGTTCGTCCGCCTTTACCGCCCTTCACCCGTGAATCGGCCATCGAGAAAGTTCGCCTGGCCGAGGACGGCTGGAACTCCCGCGACCCGGAACGGGTGTCGCTGGCCTATACCCTGGACACCCGGTGGCGCAACCGGGCCGAGTTCGCCAGCAATCGCGAAGAAGCCAAAGGCTTTCTGACCCGCAAATGGGCCAGGGAACTGGACTATCGCTTGATCAAGGAACTCTGGGCCTTTACGGACAACCGCATCGCCGTGCGTTACGCCTACGAATGGCACGACGACTCGGGCAACTGGTTCCGGTCCTACGGCAACGAGAATTGGGAGTTCAACGAAGACGGATTGATGGCCAACCGGTTCGCCAGCATCAACGACATGCCGATCAAGGAAAGCGAGCGCAAGTTCCATTGGCCGCTGGGTCGTCGACCCGACGATCATCCAGGCCTGTCCGACCTCGGTCTCTAGACAACACCGCACCCCCTGTAGGAGCTGGCTTGTCGGACCGCCGCACCGCAGCGAGACCGGCCTCAAGCCCTGCACCGCCCATGCAGACGCCTTCGCCGGCAAGCCGGATCCTACTAAAGCAATCGCGGTTGCCCACGTTTACACAAACAATCCCGGTCGCCCGCAACAAGGGATATAGGTAAGATACCGGCCCTTCCCCGCAGCCTTCACCTGCGTCCTGCCGAATAAGCCGATTCCATGCCTTTCGAACTCAGCGTTGACCTCACCACCCTGGCCATCCTCGTCCTTGTCGCTTTTGTTGCCGGTTTCATCGATGCCATCGCCGGCGGAGGTGGCCTGTTGACCACGCCGGCACTGTTGACCGCCGGCCTGCCGCCGCACCTGGTGCTGGGCACCAACAAACTCAGTTCGACCTTCGGCTCGGCCACCGCCAGCTTCACCTTCTACCGCCGCAAGTTGTTCCATCCAAGGCAGTGGACGCATGCCATCGTCGGCACCCTGGTCGGTGCCTTGACCGGTGCCGTGGTCGCGCATTACCTGCCCGCGGAATGGCTGAACAAGATGCTTCCGGTGATTGTCTTTGCCTGCGGCCTCTATCTGTTGTTTGGCGGCACGCCGAAGGCGCCGCTGGACAGCGATGCACCGATCAGGAAAAAGTGGCAATCGAGCCAGGGTTTCAGCCTCGGTTTCTACGATGGCGTGGCCGGTCCCGGCACCGGGGCTTTCTGGACCGTCAGCAGCATGTTGATGTACCCCATCGACCTGGTGAAGGCCAGCGGCGTGGCGCGCAGCATGAACTTCGTCAGCAACATCGCGGCGCTATCGGTGTTCGTGTTTTCCGGGCAAGTGGACTGGATCATCGGCCTGAGCATGGGCCTGTCGGTGATGGTCGGCGCGTTCTTCGGTGCTCGCACCGCCATCAGCGGCGGTGCGAAATTCATTCGCCCGGTGTTCATCACCGTGGTGTTGGGGCTGACCGTGCGGTTAGCCTGGCAGCACTGGTTCAGCGTGGCCTAGGCGCCGCGCCACGTAGACGTCGATCAGGTAACGGGCAATCGAGCGTGACGCCGGCAACGGTGGCAGCTCGTTGACGTTGAACCACTGGGCGTCTTCGATCTCGTCTTCCTGGCACACGATCTCGCCTCCCGCGTACTCGGCATGGAAGCCGAGCATCATCGAATGCGGGAACGGCCAGCACTGGCTGCCCATGTACTGGATGTTCCTGACTTCGATCTGCACCTCTTCACGCACCTCGCGAATCAGGCAGTCCTCGGCGGACTCGCCCGGCTCGGCAAACCCCGCCAGCGTGCTATAGACCCCGGTGACAAAACGCGGTGAACGCGCCAGCAGGATTTCGTCGCCACGGGTGATCAGCACGATCATGCTCGGCGAGATGCGCGGGTAATAGCGTAGATCGCAAGGCTCGCAGTACATCGCCCGTTCGCGCACGACCTGCCGGGTTGCCTGCCCGCAGTTGCCACAGAAGCGATGCTCGCGGGCCCAGGTGCCGATCTGCGCGGCGTAACCGAGCACCTTGAACACCCCGTGGTCGCCTTCGAGCATGAACGCGCGCAAGCCTTTCCAGTTGCAGCCCGGCACTTCGCTGTGACTGCGCAACTCCAGCAGATAGACCGGCTCACCATCCAGATGACCGATGCCGTGCTCGGCGAGGATCGACAGGTCCTGGCGTTTGAGCCACTCCCGTGGAAACAGCGCGCCGTTATCGTCGTACAAGAAGCCTTCGGGGCTGCGCGCCACGGCCCAGCCGCCGGGTTGATCGGTGTCCAGTACTGCAGTGGTCCAGCGTGAAGTCATGTCAATCAATCCAGAAATTCGGGTTTCTGTTTGCTCATATGGGCGGCCATGGCCACGCGCAGATCGGTGGATTGCAGCATGGCGGCGTTCCAGGTGGCGACGTATTCGAGGCCGTCGTCAATGCGATGGTCGCGCATGTAGCTGATCATCTCCTTGGTGCCGGTGATGGCGAGCGGCGACTTGGCGGCGATCTCGCGGGCAATGCCCATCACGCCATCAAGCAGGCTGGCAGCGTCGCTGTAGATGCGATTGACCAGGCCCATGCCCCGCGCTTCCTCGGCGCCAAACGAACGACCAGTGTAAGCCAGTTCACGCAGCATGCCGTCACCGATGATCCGCGGCAAGCGTTGCAAGGTGCCGACGTCGGCGGCCATGCCGATGTCGATTTCCTTGATCGAGAATTGCGCGTCTTCGGCGGCGTATCGCATGTCGCAGGCGGCAATCAGGTCGATGGCGCCGCCCAGGCAATAACCCTGCACCGCCGCCAGCACCGGTTTGCGGCACTGGTCGACGGCATTGAACGACGATTGCAGCGCCAGGATCTTGCGTCGCAGCAAGCGCGCGTTTCGCCCGACATCCGTGCCCAGTTCATTGGCCACTCCGGCCAGCATCATCAGGTCGATGCCCGAGGAAAAATGCTTGCCGGCACCACTGAGCACCACCACCCGGACTTCGTCGGTGTCGTCGACCCACTGGAAAATCTCGATGATTTCACTCCAGAACGCTGCGTTCATCGAATTGATCTTCTCGGGGCGATTGATCTGCACGTGTGCGATTTTATCTGCCAATTCGACGGTGAATGCGGTGTACTGAGCCATGCGAGTGATCCTTTACCGGGCAAGAACGAGAGCCGAACTATACCAAGGCCGCACGGTGCCCCGTAAGGCAGCGGTTCGGCCAAAAGCGGGACGCATGCGTGCACCGTAATAGTGCGCAAGCCTTGCCGTCTGGGGCACGATAATGTGTCGTTACTCAGCTTTTTTGACGCCAAATCATTGAAAAAGCAGCCCTTCGTCGGTGAATTTCGCCTTCTAAACGGCACGCCCGTACCTCTTTGCACCGATTGTCGAACAATTTTGCCATTCGGCCTTCCCCGCTCTAAGTTCTGGCCTAGACTCCTTTGCGCGAGGCGAAACCGGTCGGTCATAAAGTGAAAAAAAACTCGAAACTTTTACCTGTCGCGACAGGTCACCTGACAGGGAGGTGTGTTGCGACTGGTGCAATCCTTGCAATGTCCATTTCAAGCGTTACTGCTTCAGCGCATGGGCAGCATTTGCTCTCCGATGCGTAGCGCGTTTGCGCCCGGCCACATGAATTGGCCACGGAAAATCGTCTGCCAGACCTAAGAATTAGATCAATAACACGGGAGATTCATATGATCAGTGCGGCTTTAGATATTCAGGGAGAACGTGCTCATCAGCAGGTCGGCGAGTCGAGCGTCGTGAGTTCAGGCAGTGCCCAAACGATCAGCGTCACGGGCACCAAGGCGCTGGCACCGGTTGCCAGGCACAATCCCAATAGAAAGAAAGTCTTGTTCGTCACCTCCGAAATTGCCGATCTGGTGAAGACCGGCGGGCTGGGTGACGTTTCCGCAGCGCTGCCCCGGGCCATGGCTCAACTGCACGATGTGCGTGTATTGATTCCCGGATACCCCCAGGTACTGCACAGCGAGAACCCCATTCATATCATTGGCGAGCTGGGCGGCCACGCAGCCCTGCCTCCCTGCAAGATCGGGCGCATGGACATGCCTGACGGCCTGGTCATCTACGTGCTGATCTGCCCCGAACTCTACGAGCGCGAAGGGTCGCCTTACGGCGCAAACAACGGTCGCGACTGGCCGGATAACCATATCCGCTTCGCCCGACTGGGCCTGGCCGCCGCCGATATCGCCGCCAACCTCGCACAAATCCACTGGTGCCCGGACCTGGTGCATGCCCATGACTGGCCGGCCGGCCTTGCACCTGCTTATATGCACTGGCGTGGACAGCGCACCCCGACCCTGTTCACCATCCACAACCTGGCGTATCAGGGCGTGACCAGCCTGGGATCATGCCCGGAACTGGGAATCCCCACCCATGCCCTGCAACAGGATGGCATGGAGTTCTACGGCAAGATGTCGTTCCTCAAGGCCGGCATGGCGTATTCGAGCCACATCACCACGGTCAGCGCGACCTACGCTCAGGAAATCACCACCCCGGCCTTCGGCTGCGGCCTCGACGGTTTTCTCGCCGCCAAGACCCAGCAAGGTCTGCTCAGCGGCATCCCCAACGGCATCGATGAAAGCTGGGATGCGGCCACCGACCCCCACCTGTTCTGCCCGTTCGAAATCGGCGATTGGGAAGGCAAAGCCGTCAACGCCGCCCACGTTCGTGAGCTGTTCGGCCTGGACGATAGCGAAGGTCCGCTGTTCGCCGTGGTCTCGCGCCTGGTTTATCAGAAAGGCCTGGACCTGACCGAAGCCGTCTCCGAATACATCGTCGAATCCGGTGGCCAGATCGCGATCATCGGGCGTGGCGAGCCGGAAGAAGAACAAGCCATGCGTGAGCTGGCCCTGCGTTTCCCTGGGCAAATCGGGGTGCGCATCGGCTTTAATGAAACCGACGCCCGACGCATGTTCGCCGGCAGCGACTTCCTGCTGATGCCGTCGCGCTACGAGCCCTGCGGCCTGAGCCAGATGTACGCCCAGCGCTTCGGTTCATTGCCGGTGGCACGCAATACCGGTGGCTTGGCCGACACCATCGAAAACGGCGTGACCGGGTTCCTGTTCGACGAATCCACGGTGGAAAGTTACCAGGAAGCCCTGAGCCGCGCGTTCAAGGTATTCGCCTACCCCGATCTGCTCAATGCCATGCGCTGCCGCGCCATGGCCGCGCCATTCAACTGGTGCAAGGCGGTCGAACCCTACGCCGAACTCTACGAACAGCTGGTGGCTAAAGCACTGGGTAAATCGCACAGACAGTAAGAGGTTTTCAATAGATGCCGTTACGGACCCTTGAGACCTGGCCCCACGGCGCAATCATGCTGGACGCAGAACACACGCGTTTTGCCTTGTGGGCGCCAGATGCGTTTTTTGTCAGTGTCGAACTGGAAGATGGACAATCCTTGCCACTATTGCCTCAGGCTGATGGCTGGTTCGTGATCAACACTCGCTGCCCCGCCGGCACGCGATACCGCTACAACATCGATGGGGAGCTGGAGGTGCCCGACCCGGCCTCCCGCGCCCAGGCCGGTGATATACATCTGCACAGCGTAGTGGTCGACCCCCTCGCCTATCGGTGGCAACACAGCACCTGGTTGGGTCGGCCATGGAACGAGGCGGTGATTTACGAATTGCACGTCGGTGCCCTCGGCGGTTTCAGTGACGTCGAGAAGCACCTGGCGCGCCTGGTCGAACTGGGAGTCACCGCGATCGAACTGATGCCTCTGGCGCAGTTCCCCGGTGACCGCAATTGGGGCTACGACGGCGTCCTGCCCTACGCACCGCAATCCTCCTATGGCACCCCCGAACAACTCAAGCACCTGATCGACACCGCCCACGGCCATGGCCTGGCGGTGATTCTCGACGTGGTCTACAACCACTTCGGCCCGGACGGCAATTACCTGCATCGCTACGCCAAGGGATTTTTCCGCGAAGACAAACACACCCCCTGGGGTGCCGCCATTGATTTCCGGCGGCGCGAGGTGCGGGATTTCTTCATCGAAAACGCGCTGATGTGGCTGCTCGAATACCGCTTCGACGGCCTGCGCCTGGACGCGGTCCACGCCATTGAAAGTCCCGACTTCCTCCAGGAACTGGCGCAACGGGTTCGTGAGCAGACAGATCCGGCTCGACATGTGTGGCTGACGCTGGAGAACGAGCACAACCAGGCCAGCCTGCTGCAGGAAGGCTTCGACGCGCAGTGGAACGATGACGGCCATAATGCCCTGCATGTGCTGCTCACCGGCGAAACCGACGCCTATTACGCCGACTATGCCGACAACCCCACCGAGCAACTGGCTCGCTGCCTGAGCCAGGGTTTCGTGTTTCAGGGCCACGTCACCCGCCACGGAACACCCCGCGGAGAACCCAGCGGCCATCTGCCGCCCAGTGCTTTTGTGCTGTTTCTGCAAAACCACGACCAGATCGGCAATCGCGCCTTTGGCGAACGCCTGCATCAACTGACCAGCCCCGAGGCCTTGAAAGCCGCCACTGCGCTGCTGTTGCTGTCGCCGATGATCCCGCTGATGTTCATGGGCGATGAATTCGCCGCCGAAGAACCCTTCCTGTTTTTCACCAGTCACCACGGTGAACTGGCGGAACTGGTGCGCGAAGGACGACGCAACGAATTTGCCGCGTTCAGCGCGTTTACCGATCCGCATAAACGCGAGCAGATTCCCGATCCGAACGCGCGACAGACCTTTGAGGCGTCCCGGCCCAAACTGACCGCCACCCGGCAATCGGTCATGCAGGGCCTGTATCACCAACTGTTGCGGCTTCGGCATAAGCACATCATTCCCCATCTGCCGGGTACCGTTGCCTTGGGCGCCGAGGTGCTGGCCGAGGGAGCGGTGACCGCGCGCTGGCAACTGGGTAATGGCAGTCAGCTGCGTATTGACCTGAACCTCAGCGACAAGCCTGTGGTCCACTCACCGCAGGCCGACGCTTCGCTGCTGTTCGAACACCCGCCGCAGTCGGCCGGTCTGCTGGATCAGGGCACGCTTGCCCCGTATTGCGCGCTAGTCAGCCTCACGGCCGCAGCCCCTATGCTACCCCTGGATGGAGAGCGCCAATGAGTGATGCGCAACTGGAAATACTGGCCAGCCGAGCTGGTTTGGCAGTCGACTGGATCGACGCCAATGGCCGCCCGCAGAAAGTCGCCCCATCGGTTTTGCGCAACGTCCTCACCGGACTCGGCCACCCGGCCGGCTCCGCACAGGAGATCGACGCCAGCCTGCTGCAATTGCAGCAAGTGCAACAGACCCGTCACCTGCCGCCGCTGATGACCGCAGACGTCGGCGTCGGTCTCAATCTGGCGCATTACTTCGAGCCGCAAACGCCCTGCGAGGTCCATCTCGAAGATGGATCGCGGCTCAATTTGAAGCTGGACGCCGAGGCGATTCTGCCTGGGCTGATTCCGGTCGGTTATCAACACGTCAGCATCGACGGACAATCCTTTACCCTGGCCGTCGCCCCGGCTCGCTGCTACAGCGTCGGCGATGCCGTCAACAACCCGATCCCCCGTGCCTGGGGCCTGAGCGTGCAGCTGTACGGCTTGCGCCGTCCCGGCGACGGTGGCTTCGGCGACACCCAGGCCCTGGAAGACCTGGTCCGGGTCGCTGGCGAGCGTGGTGCCGAAGCCATCGCGATCAGCCCGCTGCATGCGATGTTTGCCAACGATACCCATCGCTACAGCCCTTATTCGCCGTCCAGCCGTCTGTTCCTCAACAGCCTCTATGCCGCACCGGGCCTCATTCTTGGCGAGCGCGCCGTGCGTACGGCAATCGATGCCACGGGGCTTGCCGCCGAACTCAAGCACCTTGAAGAGTTGCCGCTGATCGATTGGCCAGTGGCCGCCGAGGCCAAGCATCGTCTGTTGCAGGCGCTCTACGAAGGCTTTGTCCAGGGCGAACACCCACTGCATGCCGACTTCGGCAGCTTCCGCCACGCTGGCGGCGAAGCCCTGGAAAATCACTGCCGCTTCGAAGCCATCCAGGAAGCCCGCGCCGCCAAGGGTGAAGGCCTCGACTGGCGCGAATGGCCCGAACAATGGCGCGACCCGCGCAGCGCCGCCCTCGCCGCGTTTGCCGAAGAAAACGCCGGCCGCATCGGCTTCTTTGCCTTCTGCCAATGGCTGATCACCCGCTGCCTGGAGCGCGCACAGACCGCCGCCCGCGCCAGCGGCATGAGCATCGGCCTGATCGCCGATCTGGCGGTGGGTGCCGACGGCGGCGGCAGCCAGGCCTGGAGTCGCCAGGACGAGTTGCTCGCCTCTCTGACCGTGGGCGCACCACCGGACATTCTCAACCGCACCGGCCAGGGCTGGGGCATTTCCGCGTTCTCCCCCGAAGGCCTGGTGCGCAACGGTTTTCGGGCGTTCATTGAAATGCTCCGGGACAACTTCGCCCATGCCGGCGGCCTGCGCATCGACCACGTCATGGGCCTGCAACGGCTGTGGGTGATTCCCAACGACGCCCCCCCGGCGGACGGCGCCTACCTGTATTACCCGGTAGACGACCTGCTGCGCTTGCTGGCCCTCGAATCCCATCGCCACCAGGCCATCGTCCTCGGTGAAGACCTGGGAACCGTGCCGGAAGGCCTGCGGGAAAAACTCATTGCACGTTCGATTCTTGGCATGCGCGTACTTCTGTTCGAACAGGACAACGCCCATTTCAAGCCGATGCTCGACTGGCCGGACAACGCGCTGGCCACCACCAGCACCCATGACTTGCCGACCCTCAATGGCTGGTGGCACGGCCACGATATCGACTGGAATGCACGTCTCGGCATGGTCGACGCCACGGGTGAAATCGAATGGCGCCAGCACCGCGAACGCGAGCGCGAAGGCTTGCGCCGGGTGTTGAGCGAGGACCCGCAGAACTTCCGCGAAGAGTCCCATGAAACCGATCAGGTGCTGGATGCCGCGATCCGTTTCCTCGGCCATACCCCGGCGCCGCTGGTGCTGCTGCCGCTGGAAGATGCCCTGGGCATTGAACAGCAGGCCAACTTGCCCGGCACCACCGACGCCCATCCCAACTGGTCGCGACGTTTACCCGGTGACAGCGAAACCCTGCTCGATGACCCGGACGCCGCCCGGCGTCTGGAACTGCTCGCCTGCGCGCGACTCCAGGCGGCCGAGCGTGACCAATGAATCAAGCGCTCATCCAACCGTTGCGGGCGACCCTGCGACTGCAGTTTCATAAAGGCTTCACCCTGGACCAGGCGGTGCCGCTGGTCCCCTATTTCGCCAGCCTGGGCATCAGCCATCTCTATGCTTCGCCACTGCTGAGCGCGCGTCCGGGCTCCATGCATGGCTACGATGTGGTGGACCCGACCACGGTCAATCCGGAACTGGGCGGCGAAGCGGCATTGCGCCGCCTGGTCAGCACCTTGCGTGAGCACCGGATGGGGCTGATCCTCGACATCGTGTCCAACCACATGGCGGTCGGCGGTGGCGACAACCCCTGGTGGCTGGACTTGCTGGAATGGGGGCGCCTGAGCCCCTACGGCGAGTTCTTCGATATCCAGTGGCATTCCCCCGATCCGTTGATGTCAGGCCAGCTGCTGCTGCCCTTCCTCGGCAGCGATTACGGCGTCGCCCTGCAGGACGGCACCCTGCCCTTGCGTTTCGATGCAGAGCACGGCGCGTTTCATGTCGAGCACTACGAGCATCACTTCCCGATCTGCCCGACGGCTTACGGCGAACTGCTCAAGGCCGATGACGCGCTGAATGCCGATCAAGCCGAGCAACTCAAATCCCTGGCCGACCGTTTCAGCGCCTTGAGCTACCAGATGGATGCGCACAGCCTGGCGATCCCGCTCAAGGCGGAGCTGCGCGACCTCGCTGCTGATCCGGTCATTGCGCAAGCGATCCAGCGCAACGTGGAGGCTTATGATTCGCTGACGCGCGAGGGGTTCGAGCGTTTGCACGACTTGCTGGAGCGCCAAAGCTATCGCCTGGCCAGCTGGCGCACAGCGGCGGACGATATCAATTGGCGGCGCTTTTTCGATGTCAACGAACTCGGCGGCCTGCGGGTCGAGCGCCCGGCCGTGTTCGAAGAGACCCACGCGAAGATCTTCGAACTGGTGGCCGACGGCCTGGTCGACGGCCTGCGTATCGACCACATCGACGGCCTTGCCGACCCCCGTGGCTATTGCCGCAAGTTGCGGCGCCGGGTCGACAGCCTGTCACCGCAGCGGCACCTGCCGATCTTCGTCGAGAAGATCCTCGGCGAAGGTGAGACCCTGCACCGCGACTGGTCCGTCGACGGCACCACCGGTTATGAATTCATGAACCAGTTGTCGTTGCTGCAACACGACCCGGAAGGCGCCCAGACCCTGGGCAAGCTCTGGAGCCGCTACAGCGAACGGCCCGCCGATTTTCGCCAGGAAGCGCAACTGGCCCGCCAGCAGATCCTTAACGGTTCTCTCGCCGGGGACTTCGAGAGTGTCGCCCAGGCGTTGCTGCAAGTCGCCCGTGACGACCTGATGACCCGCGACCTGACCCTCGGCGCAATCCGGCGGGCGTTGCAGGAACTGATCGTGCACTTCCCGGTGTATCGCACCTATATCAGCCCCCGTGGCCGCAGCGCCGAAGACGATGTGTTTTTCCAGCAGGCCATGGACGGCGCCCGGCAATCGCTCAGCGAGGCCGATTGGCCGGTGCTCGATTGCCTGGCCCGCTGGCTCGGCGGTGAACCGTGGCGCAAACGCCCGGCGGGTCGCCAGCGCAAGATGCTCAAGCACGCCTGCGTTCGCTTCCAGCAACTGACCTCGCCGGCCGCGGCCAAGGCAGTGGAAGACACTGCGTTCTATCGCTCGGCGGTGTTGCTGTCGCGCAATGACGTGGGGTTCAGCACCGAGCAGTTCAGTGCCCCGGTGGCCGACTTCCACGCCGTTTGCCTGAACCGTCTCGAAGCGTTTCCCGATAACTTGCTGGCCACCGCCACCCATGACCACAAACGCGGCGAAGACACCCGTGCGCGGTTGGCGGTGCTGAGCGAACGCAGTGCCTGGTACGCCGAGCAAGTGCCGCTCTGGCAAGCCCTGGCCCGACCTCTGCGCGATGACGACCAGATGCCATCGACGGGTGACGAGTTGATCCTGTATCAAGCGATCCTCGGCAGCTGGCCGCTGGACCTGCGTAGCGAAGATCCCATAGCGATCGAGGCGTACACCCAACGACTCTGGCAGTGGCAGCAGAAAGCCTTGCGCGAGGCCAAGTTGCAAAGCAGCTGGAGCGCGCCCAACGACGCCTACGAACAAGCGATGCAGCAATTTTTGCAACGACTGATGCTCAGTCCCGAAGGTGAACTGTTGCGTGCAGCCCTGGGCAAGGCGGTCAATACCCTCGCCGCACCCGGCGCACTCAACGGATTGGCGCAAACCTTGCTGCGCATGACCGTGCCGGGCATACCGGATTTATATCAGGGCAACGAGTACTGGGATTTCACCCTGGTGGATCCGGATAACCGGCGGCCGGTGGATTACGCAGACAGGCAACGGGCGCTGGACGCCTCGGCGGACTTGCCCGAACTGCTGACGACCTGGCGAGACGGGCGCATCAAGCAAAGCCTGATCGCCCAGGCGTTGAATCTGCGGGCCGAACACACGGAGCTGTTCCGGCGAGGGGCGTATCAAGCCCTGGAAGTTGTCGGCAGCCAGGCGCACCGGGTGCTGGCGTTTGCCCGCTCCGTAGAAGGAAAACGGGCGATCGTGATCGTGCCGATCCGCTGCGCCGAGTTGCTGAAAAACAGTGCCGAACCGCGGATCGACGCGCGGCTGTGGGGCGATACCCGGGTCAAATTACCGTTCGCCACCTCTGATCAACATTTGAAGGGACTTTTTTCCGGCGTCGCAGTCACACCCCAAGGGGAGCTGATGATCAGCGCTGCGCTGGGGGACTTCCCGGTCAATCTCTTTATCCAAACTACCGACACTTGAGTGCAGTTCAGGAGCATAGCGATGAGTACCG
Encoded here:
- a CDS encoding DUF1348 family protein; the encoded protein is MSNAEVRPPLPPFTRESAIEKVRLAEDGWNSRDPERVSLAYTLDTRWRNRAEFASNREEAKGFLTRKWARELDYRLIKELWAFTDNRIAVRYAYEWHDDSGNWFRSYGNENWEFNEDGLMANRFASINDMPIKESERKFHWPLGRRPDDHPGLSDLGL
- a CDS encoding TSUP family transporter, encoding MPFELSVDLTTLAILVLVAFVAGFIDAIAGGGGLLTTPALLTAGLPPHLVLGTNKLSSTFGSATASFTFYRRKLFHPRQWTHAIVGTLVGALTGAVVAHYLPAEWLNKMLPVIVFACGLYLLFGGTPKAPLDSDAPIRKKWQSSQGFSLGFYDGVAGPGTGAFWTVSSMLMYPIDLVKASGVARSMNFVSNIAALSVFVFSGQVDWIIGLSMGLSVMVGAFFGARTAISGGAKFIRPVFITVVLGLTVRLAWQHWFSVA
- the nudC gene encoding NAD(+) diphosphatase translates to MTSRWTTAVLDTDQPGGWAVARSPEGFLYDDNGALFPREWLKRQDLSILAEHGIGHLDGEPVYLLELRSHSEVPGCNWKGLRAFMLEGDHGVFKVLGYAAQIGTWAREHRFCGNCGQATRQVVRERAMYCEPCDLRYYPRISPSMIVLITRGDEILLARSPRFVTGVYSTLAGFAEPGESAEDCLIREVREEVQIEVRNIQYMGSQCWPFPHSMMLGFHAEYAGGEIVCQEDEIEDAQWFNVNELPPLPASRSIARYLIDVYVARRLGHAEPVLPG
- a CDS encoding crotonase/enoyl-CoA hydratase family protein, whose translation is MAQYTAFTVELADKIAHVQINRPEKINSMNAAFWSEIIEIFQWVDDTDEVRVVVLSGAGKHFSSGIDLMMLAGVANELGTDVGRNARLLRRKILALQSSFNAVDQCRKPVLAAVQGYCLGGAIDLIAACDMRYAAEDAQFSIKEIDIGMAADVGTLQRLPRIIGDGMLRELAYTGRSFGAEEARGMGLVNRIYSDAASLLDGVMGIAREIAAKSPLAITGTKEMISYMRDHRIDDGLEYVATWNAAMLQSTDLRVAMAAHMSKQKPEFLD
- the glgA gene encoding glycogen synthase GlgA — protein: MISAALDIQGERAHQQVGESSVVSSGSAQTISVTGTKALAPVARHNPNRKKVLFVTSEIADLVKTGGLGDVSAALPRAMAQLHDVRVLIPGYPQVLHSENPIHIIGELGGHAALPPCKIGRMDMPDGLVIYVLICPELYEREGSPYGANNGRDWPDNHIRFARLGLAAADIAANLAQIHWCPDLVHAHDWPAGLAPAYMHWRGQRTPTLFTIHNLAYQGVTSLGSCPELGIPTHALQQDGMEFYGKMSFLKAGMAYSSHITTVSATYAQEITTPAFGCGLDGFLAAKTQQGLLSGIPNGIDESWDAATDPHLFCPFEIGDWEGKAVNAAHVRELFGLDDSEGPLFAVVSRLVYQKGLDLTEAVSEYIVESGGQIAIIGRGEPEEEQAMRELALRFPGQIGVRIGFNETDARRMFAGSDFLLMPSRYEPCGLSQMYAQRFGSLPVARNTGGLADTIENGVTGFLFDESTVESYQEALSRAFKVFAYPDLLNAMRCRAMAAPFNWCKAVEPYAELYEQLVAKALGKSHRQ
- the treZ gene encoding malto-oligosyltrehalose trehalohydrolase: MPLRTLETWPHGAIMLDAEHTRFALWAPDAFFVSVELEDGQSLPLLPQADGWFVINTRCPAGTRYRYNIDGELEVPDPASRAQAGDIHLHSVVVDPLAYRWQHSTWLGRPWNEAVIYELHVGALGGFSDVEKHLARLVELGVTAIELMPLAQFPGDRNWGYDGVLPYAPQSSYGTPEQLKHLIDTAHGHGLAVILDVVYNHFGPDGNYLHRYAKGFFREDKHTPWGAAIDFRRREVRDFFIENALMWLLEYRFDGLRLDAVHAIESPDFLQELAQRVREQTDPARHVWLTLENEHNQASLLQEGFDAQWNDDGHNALHVLLTGETDAYYADYADNPTEQLARCLSQGFVFQGHVTRHGTPRGEPSGHLPPSAFVLFLQNHDQIGNRAFGERLHQLTSPEALKAATALLLLSPMIPLMFMGDEFAAEEPFLFFTSHHGELAELVREGRRNEFAAFSAFTDPHKREQIPDPNARQTFEASRPKLTATRQSVMQGLYHQLLRLRHKHIIPHLPGTVALGAEVLAEGAVTARWQLGNGSQLRIDLNLSDKPVVHSPQADASLLFEHPPQSAGLLDQGTLAPYCALVSLTAAAPMLPLDGERQ
- the malQ gene encoding 4-alpha-glucanotransferase yields the protein MSDAQLEILASRAGLAVDWIDANGRPQKVAPSVLRNVLTGLGHPAGSAQEIDASLLQLQQVQQTRHLPPLMTADVGVGLNLAHYFEPQTPCEVHLEDGSRLNLKLDAEAILPGLIPVGYQHVSIDGQSFTLAVAPARCYSVGDAVNNPIPRAWGLSVQLYGLRRPGDGGFGDTQALEDLVRVAGERGAEAIAISPLHAMFANDTHRYSPYSPSSRLFLNSLYAAPGLILGERAVRTAIDATGLAAELKHLEELPLIDWPVAAEAKHRLLQALYEGFVQGEHPLHADFGSFRHAGGEALENHCRFEAIQEARAAKGEGLDWREWPEQWRDPRSAALAAFAEENAGRIGFFAFCQWLITRCLERAQTAARASGMSIGLIADLAVGADGGGSQAWSRQDELLASLTVGAPPDILNRTGQGWGISAFSPEGLVRNGFRAFIEMLRDNFAHAGGLRIDHVMGLQRLWVIPNDAPPADGAYLYYPVDDLLRLLALESHRHQAIVLGEDLGTVPEGLREKLIARSILGMRVLLFEQDNAHFKPMLDWPDNALATTSTHDLPTLNGWWHGHDIDWNARLGMVDATGEIEWRQHREREREGLRRVLSEDPQNFREESHETDQVLDAAIRFLGHTPAPLVLLPLEDALGIEQQANLPGTTDAHPNWSRRLPGDSETLLDDPDAARRLELLACARLQAAERDQ